In Sphingobacterium sp. SRCM116780, the genomic stretch GTTGTCTTCTAAAACTAATTGCTCTCGTATAAAATCGGCATTTTTTAAAGCTAAATCTAAATATTCTTGTTTGTCAAAAACACGATAAGCATCAATAAGCCCTTTTAAAAGAAGCGCATTCCATGTCGTCAATTGTTTATGATCAAGACCTGGATGAATACGCTTTTCTCTGTAATCAAATAGCTTTTTCTTGATGGATTGCAGGTACATTTCCCATTCTTCATCCTGATAACCAGCTTCCTTTGCCATGTCATCAGCATCAATAGCACATTTTAAAACATTGGTATTTTCATGTTCCCAATTGCCCGATGCCGTTATATTGAAATAAGAAATAAATAAATCAGCATCATCACCTAAAACCGATTGAATTTCGGATAGATCAAAGGAGTAAAATTTACCTTCTACACCTTCACTATCAGCATCTAATGCAGAATAGAATCCATTATTTGGAGCAAGCATTTCACGTTTTGCCCATGCGATTGTTTCTTCCACAACTCGTTTGTATAATGGATTTGCCTGTTGCTGATAAGCTTCAGCATAAAGAGAAATGAGTTGTCCATTATCATATAACATTTTTTCAAAATGTGGAATATGCCATTCGCTATCGACAGAATAACGGGCAAATCCACCTCCGACATGGTCATAAATGCCTCCAGAAGCTATTTTTTGTAAACTAAAGTGTACATGGTTTAATATTTCGATATCTTGAGCAAGTACAGCATAGCGAAGTAAAAAAAGCCAATTATTCGGTAATGGAAATTTTGGACTTCGATGATATCCGCCATCTTTTTGATCAAACAGCTCCTTCCAAGGTTCTACGATATCGGATAAATCTGTAATATGATATTGATCTGGAATTGTATTTATTGGTAATCGCTCGCTTTGTTGAATACCTCTTGTCAATTTGTCAGCATATTCTAACGTAACTTGGGGTTGCTCTTCCCACATACGAGCAATTTGGATTAACACATTTTGCCAATCATGCGCTTTAAAGTACGTACCTCCATAGATAGGTCTTCCGTCTGGTAGACAGATACAGTTTAATGGCCAGCCTCCAGCATTTGTCATCAATTGAACAGCAGTCATGTATACTTGGTCGATATCAGGCCTTTCTTCCCGATCAATTTTAATCGGAACGTACAGCTTGTTCATCGTTTGAGCGATCACCTCATTCTCAAAACTCTCTCGTTCCATAACATGACACCAGTGACAGGCAGAATAACCAATACTGACAATGATGAGTTTATTCTCCTCTTGAGCTTTTTTTAATGCTTCTTCTCCCCATGGCATCCAATGTACAGGATTATGTGCATGTTGTTTCAGATAAGGAGAATTTTCAAATTGCAATTGATTTGCCATAACCACTAAGATACGAAAACGAATTAAATTATAGAACGAACAAGGCTTGCACTGTTGGCTGTTAAACTGTTAAAATCAAAATCATCATCCAATAAAAGCTGCACGACTTGAGATGTTTTTAAATAGATTGATGTATTGCTGACATATTCGACAAAATCGGATAGCCCAGGATTGTGTCCAAAAATAAACGCCGTTTGGATCTGTGTTGGTATTTGATTGATTACTTTCAATATATCCAAATAAGAGGCTTCGTAAAGCGACTCTTCTTTGACTAAACCAATTTTTGGATATTTGATCGCTTCAATAAAGATTTCAGCTGTTTGATAAGCTCTTTTCGCGGGGGAGGAAATACATAATGTTGTATGCTCAGCTTTAAAGTCTAATGCTAATTGTTTGGAAATTCGTGTAGCTCGTTCTATCCCTTTATCAATTAATATACGATCAAAATCTTTTTTGGAAAGTGACTGTTCCGCTTTAGCATGACGGACGATGTAGAGGTTCTTGCTCATCATAGAAAATAGTTCATATAAATGTAGCAAATTGACTTTAATTTCGTTCAAGATGTAGGAAAAATTAATATAAAAAATATACTTTTGACATCTGAAAAAGTAATGTTATGCCATACCCTACAGTAAGTTATTTCTCTCTATGAAGATATATAACTAAGTATAAGCTGTCTTGTACTAATTGACCAGAATGATTTTTAATTAACCGTTATATTTTTTTATGTTTAAAAACATACTTGCAGTTTTATGCCTAGGAAGTTTACTGATTTCTTGTAACCGAACAGATGAAAGTTTCTATGCTCAGGATCCCGAAAATTTTGAATCGAGCGTTAAACCGTTAGATTCTGTAGCTTTTGATGATGTAAAAGACAACGTTAATATACATATTAATGCTAATGCAAATTTTTCAGGACTTAAGGATGCAAACTTTTTCTTAGATATTGCCAATGACAATCATAGCTATTGTCATCCAGATGTACTTTATTTTGCCAACGGCTTTCATGGATTTAAATATTGGATGGTATTTACACCCTACTTTGGTGCGGTTGGCACCACACAAAATTCTAAACGGTATGAAAACCCGAGCATAGTTGTTTCAAATGATGGAATAACCTGGTCAACTCCACCAGGTTTAATTAACCCAATCATGAATGCTCCTTATCCACAAGAAAGTTTAAAGGAAAATAATCAAGATCCGATACAAGGTTTTTGGTCGGACGTGGATTGGGTATATGTAAATAATAAATTTTACCTATACTACAGAGGTAGTTTTATTTCGGCACAAGCACTTAAAAAAAGAGCTGAAAAAAATACTTCAAACCTTAAAAAGCTAGAGACGAATGCACACCGAACTATTGTGCAACAAACTTCTGTAG encodes the following:
- a CDS encoding SixA phosphatase family protein → MMSKNLYIVRHAKAEQSLSKKDFDRILIDKGIERATRISKQLALDFKAEHTTLCISSPAKRAYQTAEIFIEAIKYPKIGLVKEESLYEASYLDILKVINQIPTQIQTAFIFGHNPGLSDFVEYVSNTSIYLKTSQVVQLLLDDDFDFNSLTANSASLVRSII
- a CDS encoding thioredoxin domain-containing protein, yielding MANQLQFENSPYLKQHAHNPVHWMPWGEEALKKAQEENKLIIVSIGYSACHWCHVMERESFENEVIAQTMNKLYVPIKIDREERPDIDQVYMTAVQLMTNAGGWPLNCICLPDGRPIYGGTYFKAHDWQNVLIQIARMWEEQPQVTLEYADKLTRGIQQSERLPINTIPDQYHITDLSDIVEPWKELFDQKDGGYHRSPKFPLPNNWLFLLRYAVLAQDIEILNHVHFSLQKIASGGIYDHVGGGFARYSVDSEWHIPHFEKMLYDNGQLISLYAEAYQQQANPLYKRVVEETIAWAKREMLAPNNGFYSALDADSEGVEGKFYSFDLSEIQSVLGDDADLFISYFNITASGNWEHENTNVLKCAIDADDMAKEAGYQDEEWEMYLQSIKKKLFDYREKRIHPGLDHKQLTTWNALLLKGLIDAYRVFDKQEYLDLALKNADFIREQLVLEDNSMLHQPRDTNRSIPGFLDDYAFTIEAFITLYEATFEEKWLSRAKALTDKAIELFYDSEEKTFFYSASTAEKLIARKSEIMDNVIPSSTSTLCRQLKKIGLLLDNESYTTISDQIFANVFPQMKTYGSAYSNWAILLLEELYGCNEIALTGKDALAFRKELDQHYIPNKIVLGGTKSSLPLLLNRQDLKSKAYLCRNKTCSLPQNTIAELIKIIE